A single region of the Thermococcus zilligii AN1 genome encodes:
- a CDS encoding ATP-dependent DNA ligase — MRYSELSELYRGLEKTTLKTLKTRLVGDFLKKTPGDLIEVVPYLILGKVFPDWDERELGVGEKLLIDAVAMATGVPEREIENSIKDTGDLGESVALALKRRKQKSFFSQPLTIKRVYDTFVKIAEAQGEGSQDRKMKYLANLFMDAEPEEGKYIARTILGTMRTGVAEGILRDAIAEAFKVEPELVERAYMLTSDFGYVAKIAKLEGNEGLLKVEIQIGKPIRPMLAQNAASVKEALLEMGGEAAFEIKYDGARVQIHKNGDKVIVYSRRLENVTRSIPEVVEAIRNSLKPGRAIVEGELVAVGNGGKPRPFQYVLRRFRRKYNIEEMMEKIPLELNLFDILYAEGESLIDAPFRDRRKRLESSAEENEKVKLAQQLVTKKAEEAEEFYKKALELGHEGLMAKRLDSVYEPGNRGKKWLKIKPTMENLDLVIIGAEWGEGKRAHLLGSFLVAAYDPNRGEFVPVGKVGSGFTDEDLEEFTEMLKPLIVREEGKFVEIEPRVVIEVTYQEIQKSPKYESGFALRFPRYVALREDKSPEEADTIERISELYELQERFKAKK, encoded by the coding sequence ATGCGCTATTCGGAACTGAGCGAACTCTACAGAGGGCTGGAGAAAACGACCCTAAAAACCCTCAAAACCAGGCTCGTTGGGGACTTCCTAAAGAAAACACCCGGGGATCTGATCGAGGTTGTTCCTTACCTGATCCTTGGCAAGGTCTTTCCTGACTGGGACGAAAGGGAACTGGGCGTTGGCGAAAAGCTCCTGATAGATGCCGTCGCAATGGCAACCGGTGTCCCCGAGAGGGAAATCGAGAACTCGATAAAGGACACTGGCGATTTAGGGGAGAGCGTGGCCTTAGCTTTAAAGAGGAGGAAGCAGAAGAGCTTTTTCAGCCAGCCGCTGACGATAAAGAGGGTTTACGATACCTTCGTTAAAATCGCCGAAGCTCAGGGGGAGGGCAGTCAGGACAGAAAGATGAAATACCTCGCAAACCTCTTCATGGACGCCGAGCCGGAGGAGGGGAAGTACATAGCGAGAACAATACTGGGCACCATGAGAACCGGCGTGGCGGAGGGCATCTTAAGGGACGCGATAGCCGAGGCGTTTAAGGTCGAGCCCGAGCTCGTTGAGAGGGCCTACATGCTGACGAGCGATTTTGGTTACGTTGCAAAGATCGCAAAGCTGGAAGGCAACGAGGGACTTTTGAAGGTCGAGATTCAGATTGGGAAACCCATACGGCCGATGCTGGCCCAGAACGCTGCCAGTGTTAAGGAAGCCCTCCTGGAGATGGGTGGCGAGGCCGCCTTCGAGATAAAGTACGACGGCGCCAGGGTTCAGATCCACAAGAACGGGGACAAAGTGATAGTCTATTCGAGAAGGCTTGAGAACGTTACCCGCTCGATTCCGGAAGTTGTTGAGGCAATAAGAAACTCCCTGAAACCGGGGCGTGCCATAGTGGAGGGTGAACTGGTTGCCGTTGGAAATGGAGGAAAGCCCAGACCGTTCCAGTACGTGCTGAGGCGCTTTAGGAGGAAGTACAACATCGAAGAGATGATGGAGAAGATCCCCCTCGAGCTGAACCTCTTCGACATACTCTACGCCGAGGGCGAGAGCCTCATTGATGCCCCCTTCAGGGACAGGAGGAAGAGGCTGGAAAGCTCCGCCGAGGAGAACGAAAAGGTAAAGCTCGCCCAGCAACTCGTGACGAAAAAGGCTGAAGAGGCCGAGGAATTTTATAAGAAGGCCCTCGAGCTGGGACATGAGGGTTTAATGGCCAAGAGGCTGGACTCAGTTTATGAACCCGGAAACCGCGGAAAGAAGTGGTTGAAGATAAAACCGACCATGGAGAACCTCGACCTGGTCATAATAGGTGCAGAATGGGGCGAGGGAAAGCGCGCACACCTTCTCGGCTCGTTCCTGGTTGCGGCCTACGATCCCAACAGGGGCGAGTTCGTCCCGGTCGGAAAGGTGGGAAGCGGCTTCACGGACGAGGATCTGGAGGAGTTCACGGAGATGCTCAAGCCCCTCATAGTCAGGGAGGAGGGCAAATTCGTTGAGATAGAGCCCAGGGTCGTCATAGAAGTAACATACCAGGAGATACAGAAGAGCCCGAAGTACGAGAGCGGCTTCGCCCTGCGCTTCCCGCGCTACGTGGCCCTAAGGGAGGACAAAAGCCCTGAGGAAGCCGACACGATAGAGAGGATCTCCGAACTGTACGAGCTCCAGGAGAGGTTCAAGGCAAAGAAGTGA
- a CDS encoding pantoate kinase: MLIRAFVPAHITAFFAPVFHEDPLKAGSLGAGINLDRGTNVFVSIETGTLERHIHVAFNGEPVKKDGAVISYSVAERLVPSDFAGEVEVWQYFDFPNGYGFGNSAGGALGTALALSYSFGGTWLKAARVAHEMEVTHKGGLGDIVGQLAGGIEVRVKAGGPGIGVTDNLFFEGYKVLAIPLGPLHTKEVLEGEVIEEIKREGTKAMDALLNDPRVERMMFLAREFAEKTGLLNGELLEIARELDRVLKLPSSMIMLGKGLFALVREEEIEKVRGLVSDMGISYTLADIYTERPKVGRWAG; this comes from the coding sequence ATGCTGATCAGAGCCTTTGTTCCGGCCCATATAACGGCTTTCTTCGCCCCGGTCTTCCACGAGGATCCCCTTAAAGCGGGCTCCCTGGGAGCGGGCATTAATCTGGACAGAGGAACCAACGTCTTCGTAAGCATCGAAACGGGAACCCTGGAGAGACACATCCACGTAGCTTTCAACGGTGAACCCGTGAAGAAGGACGGGGCTGTAATAAGTTATTCCGTAGCGGAAAGGCTGGTTCCCAGCGATTTTGCTGGAGAGGTGGAAGTATGGCAGTACTTCGACTTTCCAAACGGCTACGGCTTCGGAAACAGTGCCGGCGGGGCCCTGGGAACAGCCCTGGCCTTAAGCTATTCCTTTGGGGGAACGTGGTTAAAGGCCGCCAGAGTGGCGCATGAGATGGAAGTGACCCATAAGGGGGGCCTCGGCGACATAGTCGGCCAGCTCGCCGGTGGAATAGAGGTCAGGGTTAAAGCCGGCGGTCCGGGAATAGGGGTTACCGACAACCTCTTTTTTGAGGGCTATAAGGTGCTCGCGATCCCGCTGGGCCCGCTCCACACGAAGGAGGTTCTGGAAGGGGAGGTTATTGAAGAAATAAAAAGGGAAGGAACGAAGGCCATGGACGCACTCCTGAATGACCCGAGGGTAGAGAGGATGATGTTTCTGGCGAGAGAGTTTGCGGAAAAAACGGGTCTCCTGAACGGGGAACTGCTCGAGATAGCCAGGGAACTCGACAGGGTTTTAAAGCTCCCCAGCTCGATGATCATGCTCGGAAAAGGCCTCTTCGCGCTGGTAAGGGAGGAAGAGATTGAAAAAGTCAGGGGCCTGGTCTCGGACATGGGTATCAGCTACACATTAGCGGATATCTACACCGAAAGGCCAAAGGTCGGGAGATGGGCTGGCTAA
- the rqcH gene encoding ribosome rescue protein RqcH, which yields MKEEMSSVDIRYIVRELQWLVGSRVDKVYHEGDEIRIKLHTKEGRADLVLQAGKRFHLTSYVKEAPKEPSGFTMLLRKHLSGGFIDAIEQHQFDRIVKIRVGDYTLIGELFRSGNIVLVDSENRIISALRYEEYRDRAIKPNAEYIFPPARENPLEVSFERFLELMREEGDLELVRALARKLNMGGLYAEEISLRAGFEKTTPVKELGDGDLLKVYEAMLGTFNDEPRPNIVFKDGNMHDVVPIELKVYGGLEKKYFSTFSEALDEYFGRITVEKARIEQTQKLEAKKKQLLTTLMMQEEMLRGFEKAMKENQELGDLIYANYPVVERLLEEFKRATEKLGWEEFKKRIEEGKKAGNRVALMVKEIDPKEKAVTVELEGKEVKLHVDRSLGENAELYYENAKKFRHKYEGALKAYEDTRRKIEEIEKLIEEEMKKELNVRRIEGRKKRWFEKFRWFVSSEGFLVLAGKDANTNETLVKKHMDKNDLYCHADVYGAPHVVIKDGQKAGEKTIFEACQFAVSMSRAWSQGLYSADAYWAYPEQVTKQAPSGEYLGKGAFMVYGKRNWLHGLPLKLAVGVVNYEGEDFILCAPPDAVKAHAKSYIVIRPGKLKKGELVKKIKAILEKWGYKVREEDLNAILPPGGGEIEEVVG from the coding sequence ATGAAAGAAGAGATGAGTTCCGTTGACATACGCTACATAGTCCGGGAACTCCAGTGGCTTGTTGGCTCTCGCGTTGACAAGGTATATCACGAGGGGGACGAGATAAGGATAAAGCTCCACACGAAAGAAGGCAGGGCAGATTTAGTCCTCCAGGCGGGAAAGAGGTTTCACCTGACGAGCTACGTCAAGGAGGCACCGAAAGAGCCCTCAGGCTTCACGATGCTCCTCAGGAAGCACCTAAGCGGCGGCTTTATAGATGCCATAGAGCAACACCAGTTCGACAGGATCGTGAAGATAAGAGTCGGGGACTACACCCTCATCGGCGAGCTCTTCAGGAGCGGTAACATCGTCCTCGTCGACTCGGAGAACAGGATAATCTCGGCTCTACGTTATGAAGAGTACAGGGACAGGGCCATAAAGCCCAACGCCGAGTACATCTTTCCGCCGGCGAGGGAGAACCCGCTGGAGGTCTCTTTCGAGAGGTTTCTTGAGCTCATGAGGGAAGAGGGAGACCTTGAGCTTGTAAGGGCCCTGGCCAGAAAGCTCAATATGGGCGGCCTCTACGCGGAGGAGATATCCCTAAGGGCCGGCTTCGAGAAGACGACACCCGTTAAGGAGCTGGGCGATGGGGATCTCCTAAAGGTTTACGAGGCCATGCTGGGCACTTTCAACGACGAGCCAAGGCCCAACATCGTCTTCAAGGACGGCAACATGCACGACGTCGTCCCAATAGAGCTTAAGGTCTACGGGGGGCTTGAGAAGAAGTATTTCAGCACCTTCAGCGAGGCCCTCGATGAATACTTTGGCAGGATAACCGTCGAAAAAGCCAGGATAGAGCAAACTCAAAAGCTTGAAGCAAAGAAGAAGCAACTCCTGACGACGCTCATGATGCAGGAGGAGATGCTCAGGGGCTTTGAAAAGGCCATGAAGGAGAACCAGGAGCTGGGCGACCTCATTTACGCGAACTATCCCGTGGTCGAGCGCCTCCTTGAGGAGTTCAAAAGGGCCACGGAAAAGCTCGGCTGGGAGGAGTTCAAAAAGAGGATCGAGGAGGGCAAGAAGGCCGGAAACAGGGTTGCCCTGATGGTGAAGGAAATCGACCCAAAGGAGAAGGCTGTGACTGTGGAGCTCGAGGGGAAGGAGGTGAAGCTTCACGTCGACAGGAGCCTCGGTGAGAACGCTGAACTCTACTATGAGAACGCCAAGAAGTTCAGGCACAAGTACGAGGGGGCCCTTAAGGCCTACGAGGACACCAGGCGGAAGATTGAGGAAATCGAGAAGCTGATAGAGGAGGAGATGAAGAAGGAACTGAACGTCAGGAGAATCGAGGGGAGAAAGAAGAGGTGGTTCGAGAAGTTCCGCTGGTTCGTTTCGAGCGAGGGCTTCTTAGTTTTAGCGGGTAAAGACGCGAACACAAACGAGACCCTCGTAAAGAAACACATGGACAAGAACGACCTCTACTGCCATGCCGACGTTTACGGGGCACCGCACGTCGTCATCAAGGACGGCCAGAAGGCAGGGGAAAAGACAATCTTTGAAGCCTGCCAGTTCGCGGTTTCTATGAGCAGGGCATGGAGCCAGGGCCTCTACTCGGCCGACGCCTACTGGGCTTATCCGGAGCAGGTGACGAAACAAGCTCCAAGCGGGGAATACCTGGGTAAGGGCGCCTTCATGGTCTACGGCAAGAGGAACTGGCTCCACGGGCTGCCACTGAAGCTGGCAGTTGGCGTTGTAAACTATGAGGGCGAGGACTTCATTCTCTGCGCCCCCCCTGATGCGGTGAAAGCCCACGCAAAGAGCTACATCGTCATAAGGCCCGGAAAGCTGAAAAAGGGCGAGCTCGTCAAAAAGATAAAGGCAATCCTCGAAAAGTGGGGTTACAAAGTCAGGGAAGAAGACCTCAACGCTATCCTTCCCCCCGGGGGAGGAGAGATAGAAGAGGTGGTGGGGTGA
- a CDS encoding 1,4-alpha-glucan branching protein, whose protein sequence is MRGHFAFVLHTHIPYVRKHGKWPFGEEWVFEAISETYVPLLMELERLVDSGIQFGLVINVTPVLAEQLADDYMKSEFEKYMERKLRAMEEDLKSGKYDEKAVSHMLNYFRKVYSYWKAINGDILGKLRELQDKGYIEVITSAATHGYLPLLGRDEAIRAQIANGVATYEKHFGRRPRGIWLPECAYRPSGEWELPGGRKVKRRGIEEFLEEFGLEYFFVESRLIDEGPVTKGYGEVEVYEGGKSTLRPYWIKGSNVAVFARNRETGHQVWSAHFGYPGDFWYREFHKKAPESGGQYWRITSKDVDIGGKEFYDPDKAMERVEEHARHFVSLVEGLLREYEEKTGEKGIIVSPYDTELFGHWWFEGVKWLGRVLELMALRGIKTTTLSRFLEDYSAEKHEIELPEGSWGANSDHSTWWNKETEWTWEHVYRAEDRMVAIASRFYGKDGLTNRAIEQLARELLILEASDWQFLITTGQAKEYGKRRVLVHSRDFHRLANEVVKYVKSGEFDVKLLEELEERDNAFKPVLVEHYISENPPELEEYVEPPEVPPEKGEAEKPAETRAYSTAMAMEAVKSRGEKRAVVESLKKKKKVAGKSSKKAKKGEGEEGDLLSIKGIGPKTLAKLREAGIESVEDLRKADPEELARKTRISVKRIRKFIEQVK, encoded by the coding sequence ATGAGGGGGCACTTTGCATTTGTACTCCACACTCACATCCCCTACGTTAGAAAGCACGGAAAATGGCCATTCGGAGAGGAATGGGTCTTTGAGGCAATAAGCGAAACGTACGTGCCACTCCTCATGGAGTTGGAGCGTCTTGTGGATTCAGGAATCCAGTTCGGCCTTGTAATAAACGTAACCCCCGTACTGGCGGAGCAGCTGGCAGATGACTACATGAAGTCCGAGTTTGAAAAATACATGGAGAGAAAGCTTAGGGCCATGGAAGAAGACCTGAAGTCGGGCAAATACGATGAAAAAGCTGTTTCCCACATGCTTAACTACTTCAGGAAGGTCTACAGCTACTGGAAGGCAATAAACGGGGACATCCTCGGGAAGCTCAGGGAACTCCAGGATAAGGGCTACATCGAGGTAATAACCTCCGCGGCGACGCACGGTTATTTGCCTCTCCTCGGAAGGGACGAGGCGATAAGGGCCCAGATAGCCAACGGCGTCGCCACATATGAGAAGCACTTCGGGAGAAGGCCGAGGGGGATATGGCTTCCAGAATGTGCCTACAGGCCTTCCGGCGAGTGGGAGCTACCGGGCGGGAGGAAGGTCAAGAGAAGGGGCATTGAGGAGTTCCTCGAGGAGTTTGGCCTCGAGTACTTCTTCGTTGAGAGCAGGCTCATTGATGAAGGCCCCGTTACTAAAGGGTACGGTGAGGTTGAGGTTTACGAAGGTGGGAAGAGCACGCTCAGGCCCTACTGGATAAAGGGTTCTAACGTTGCCGTCTTCGCGAGGAACAGGGAAACCGGCCACCAGGTCTGGAGCGCCCACTTTGGTTACCCCGGTGACTTCTGGTACAGGGAGTTCCACAAGAAGGCCCCGGAGAGCGGAGGCCAGTACTGGAGGATAACGAGCAAGGACGTTGATATAGGTGGAAAGGAGTTCTACGACCCCGATAAGGCCATGGAGCGCGTCGAAGAGCACGCGAGGCACTTCGTTTCACTGGTGGAGGGGCTCCTGAGGGAGTACGAAGAAAAGACCGGGGAGAAGGGCATAATAGTCTCGCCCTACGACACCGAGCTCTTCGGCCACTGGTGGTTCGAGGGCGTTAAATGGCTCGGAAGGGTCCTGGAGCTGATGGCCCTGAGGGGCATAAAGACAACGACGCTCTCGAGGTTCCTTGAGGATTACTCAGCTGAGAAGCACGAAATAGAGCTCCCCGAGGGCTCCTGGGGTGCCAACTCCGACCACTCAACGTGGTGGAATAAGGAAACCGAATGGACGTGGGAGCACGTCTACAGGGCCGAGGACAGGATGGTGGCTATAGCGAGCCGCTTTTACGGTAAGGACGGGCTGACCAACAGGGCCATCGAGCAGCTCGCAAGGGAGCTTTTGATTTTGGAGGCCAGCGACTGGCAGTTCCTGATAACCACCGGCCAGGCGAAGGAGTACGGCAAGAGGAGGGTTTTAGTCCACAGCAGGGACTTCCACAGGCTGGCGAACGAGGTCGTGAAGTACGTGAAGAGCGGGGAGTTCGACGTGAAACTCCTCGAAGAGCTCGAGGAGCGCGACAACGCTTTCAAGCCGGTGCTGGTTGAGCACTACATCAGCGAGAATCCGCCGGAGCTTGAGGAGTACGTTGAACCGCCGGAAGTTCCGCCGGAGAAGGGGGAGGCAGAAAAGCCAGCCGAGACGAGGGCTTACTCAACTGCCATGGCCATGGAGGCAGTGAAATCAAGGGGGGAGAAGAGAGCCGTCGTCGAATCGTTAAAGAAGAAAAAGAAGGTCGCTGGAAAGTCCTCCAAAAAGGCCAAAAAAGGTGAAGGAGAGGAGGGCGACCTGCTCTCGATAAAGGGCATCGGGCCAAAAACGCTGGCAAAGCTCAGAGAAGCGGGCATTGAAAGCGTTGAAGACCTGAGAAAGGCCGATCCGGAAGAGCTCGCCAGAAAAACCCGGATCTCCGTGAAGAGGATCAGGAAGTTCATCGAGCAGGTTAAATGA
- a CDS encoding CheF family chemotaxis protein codes for MPLMQARVRAAIQSTWKGSGGVSWRDAIAYIEPDRLGLKYLKMGEVVGEDVFPFSALVDIAIKIPDEVKLDPELPHFGLKFYLSSGEKTLYLTIGKNMLIYDEKTFKSFVHQIFEVLINGAPVKLLLARMRGGALNMDATWQDGVLKIVTVRSIKRARMERNIIVLVEGKPVSLFADMEDLDIEEIEMGDKKVEAWKIKHFHENESVVSYLLVEDKKLKLYIIRYLLTYRSDYMELLIKAAEEFPQVKAEFQEELERELKELGGLDEMEQQVLMALYSGMNPLTLHEMFGISEKELEEIYDRLMDKGLLKLVMIRKVVDLTREGRKLVNKMMKYGMGMM; via the coding sequence ATGCCACTGATGCAGGCCAGAGTTAGGGCAGCGATACAGTCCACATGGAAAGGATCGGGCGGGGTTAGTTGGAGGGATGCCATAGCCTACATCGAGCCAGACAGACTGGGCTTAAAGTACCTAAAGATGGGGGAAGTCGTGGGGGAAGACGTCTTTCCATTTTCCGCCCTGGTTGATATCGCCATTAAAATACCGGACGAGGTAAAATTGGATCCGGAGCTCCCTCACTTCGGTCTCAAGTTCTACCTCTCTTCCGGGGAGAAGACCCTCTACCTGACGATTGGCAAGAACATGCTGATATACGACGAAAAGACGTTCAAATCCTTTGTTCACCAGATCTTTGAGGTTCTGATAAACGGTGCCCCCGTGAAGCTTCTCCTGGCCAGAATGCGGGGCGGCGCTCTGAATATGGACGCCACGTGGCAGGACGGTGTGCTCAAGATAGTTACCGTCCGCTCAATAAAGAGGGCCAGGATGGAGCGCAACATAATAGTTTTAGTTGAAGGAAAACCCGTGTCCCTTTTTGCTGACATGGAGGACCTGGATATCGAAGAGATAGAGATGGGCGATAAGAAGGTCGAGGCCTGGAAGATAAAGCACTTCCATGAAAACGAGAGCGTCGTGTCGTACCTCCTCGTGGAGGACAAAAAGTTGAAGCTGTACATAATCCGATACCTCCTCACATACAGGAGTGACTACATGGAGCTCCTAATAAAGGCCGCAGAGGAGTTCCCCCAGGTAAAAGCCGAGTTCCAGGAGGAGCTCGAACGCGAGCTCAAAGAGCTCGGCGGTCTTGATGAAATGGAGCAACAGGTGCTAATGGCCCTCTATTCCGGCATGAACCCCCTAACGCTCCACGAGATGTTTGGGATAAGCGAGAAGGAGCTCGAGGAGATATATGACAGACTCATGGACAAGGGGCTGCTCAAACTTGTCATGATAAGGAAGGTCGTTGACCTGACGAGGGAGGGCAGAAAGCTCGTCAACAAGATGATGAAGTACGGCATGGGAATGATGTGA
- a CDS encoding chemotaxis protein CheD has protein sequence MEIKVGIADYAVAKKTGTISTYGLGSCVGITLYDRLTQVGGLLHALLPESARYGGGNPAKYVDTGLELLIKDMVKLGASLTRLEAKLFGGAHMFSNITSENLQIGQKNVEVAKRELKKHGIKLVAEDTGGKGGRTIYLDVSTGKVVMRKVSDGKVTETVF, from the coding sequence TTGGAGATAAAGGTCGGCATAGCAGACTATGCAGTGGCGAAGAAAACCGGGACAATAAGCACCTACGGGTTGGGCTCGTGCGTGGGCATAACTCTGTACGACAGGCTCACACAGGTGGGCGGCCTGCTCCACGCCCTCCTCCCGGAGAGCGCCCGCTACGGTGGTGGCAACCCGGCAAAATACGTCGACACCGGCCTGGAACTCCTGATCAAGGACATGGTTAAGCTCGGTGCATCGCTAACAAGGCTTGAGGCAAAGCTCTTCGGGGGGGCGCACATGTTCTCCAATATCACCAGCGAGAACCTCCAGATAGGGCAGAAGAACGTGGAAGTAGCGAAGAGGGAGCTGAAAAAACACGGGATAAAGCTCGTGGCGGAGGATACGGGGGGAAAGGGGGGGAGGACAATATACCTCGACGTTAGCACCGGAAAGGTTGTCATGAGAAAGGTCTCCGACGGAAAAGTAACGGAGACCGTGTTTTAG
- a CDS encoding methyl-accepting chemotaxis protein: MEFKKKILSVVVLGLVVLAVLASGMLLYNKNTMAGQINNEVGPLIQGWAEQSVSAKSEALANNFEAFFQGVEVLGRATSSLIQIAISDMEAEGYRFGEGNYAQALDNILMKRFKAIADAESKVSSVYFGDVNGNMFIYPKQQLPPGYDPRVRPWYQGAVQSRKEVWTDPYQDASTGKWVITYAVPVYWNGKLVGVIGLDVFIDTLVEEIKNAKVGDTGYAYVVNKEGLTIAHPNKDYVMKLNVFQEESLKPVADIVRSGKASGVVTYTWNGVQVTAAGYRIPSTGWYVFARVPTAEVTQGVVKVINTVSEQMQRTAYLMMGLLLLVSAVMILIAYRTIGSAMAPMVALGAAAQALAEGKLSEVREKLRGVKYLEEDEIGMLIKAFESVSKDMVGTLQGIAEKLERLAEGDLSNGLSVEAKGELREIIEDVKDMSAKMRQLIGNIVGLTEKLEKHSNMLAQIASDVTEAISQVNEAVQQVSVEAQRQQENINEITEGVKLVSSVSEESVRAMEEFEGAVQEIINIASEGKEKGEISAQQIESIQEMMSEIEQAVNRVNEMSRNIEEITNVITGIAEQTNLLALNAAIEAARAGEAGRGFAVVAQEIRNLAEESKKAADNIKNIIGKMTEEVRGAVSATQRGVSVVGESSKALRETTEYLTNIAELINETGSKLSHVKEQILRTQEEIDKALKALETLAASAEETTASAEEVSSAVEEQTAAIEELKRAAEELKNIVGELRRETSNFKL; encoded by the coding sequence GTGGAGTTTAAGAAGAAAATCCTTTCCGTCGTAGTTTTGGGATTAGTTGTCTTAGCAGTGCTGGCCAGCGGGATGCTCCTTTACAACAAAAACACCATGGCAGGCCAGATAAACAATGAGGTCGGGCCCCTGATTCAGGGGTGGGCCGAACAGAGTGTAAGTGCCAAGTCCGAGGCACTGGCGAATAATTTCGAAGCCTTCTTCCAGGGGGTTGAGGTCCTGGGAAGGGCAACGTCTTCCCTTATCCAGATAGCGATAAGTGATATGGAAGCTGAAGGCTACAGGTTCGGAGAAGGAAACTATGCCCAAGCCCTGGACAACATTCTGATGAAGCGTTTCAAGGCGATAGCAGATGCAGAGAGTAAGGTCAGTTCGGTTTACTTCGGTGACGTGAACGGCAACATGTTCATCTACCCCAAGCAGCAGCTTCCGCCCGGCTATGACCCGCGCGTGAGGCCCTGGTACCAGGGTGCGGTGCAATCCAGAAAAGAAGTTTGGACCGACCCCTATCAGGATGCCTCCACTGGCAAGTGGGTCATTACGTATGCCGTGCCCGTTTACTGGAACGGCAAGCTCGTTGGTGTTATAGGACTCGACGTTTTCATAGACACGCTCGTTGAGGAAATAAAGAACGCTAAGGTGGGTGACACTGGCTACGCCTACGTCGTCAACAAAGAAGGCTTAACAATTGCCCACCCGAACAAGGACTACGTCATGAAGCTCAACGTGTTCCAGGAGGAGAGCCTCAAACCTGTAGCAGATATAGTGAGGAGCGGTAAGGCGAGCGGCGTCGTTACCTACACCTGGAACGGAGTTCAGGTCACCGCGGCCGGCTATAGGATACCCAGCACTGGCTGGTACGTCTTCGCAAGGGTGCCCACAGCAGAGGTTACCCAGGGCGTAGTAAAAGTTATCAACACGGTATCGGAGCAAATGCAGAGAACCGCTTACCTGATGATGGGCCTGCTCCTGCTGGTCTCAGCGGTGATGATCCTCATAGCCTACAGGACCATCGGTTCGGCCATGGCTCCCATGGTTGCCCTTGGGGCGGCTGCCCAGGCGCTCGCAGAAGGTAAGCTGAGCGAGGTCAGGGAGAAGCTCCGCGGTGTTAAGTACCTTGAGGAAGATGAAATAGGCATGCTCATAAAAGCCTTCGAGTCCGTCTCGAAGGACATGGTGGGAACCCTGCAGGGCATAGCGGAGAAGCTTGAGCGCCTGGCCGAGGGCGACCTCAGCAACGGCCTGAGCGTCGAGGCAAAGGGCGAACTGAGAGAAATCATAGAGGACGTTAAGGACATGAGCGCCAAGATGAGGCAGTTAATCGGCAACATAGTTGGCCTCACGGAGAAGCTTGAAAAGCACTCCAACATGCTGGCCCAGATAGCGAGCGATGTCACCGAGGCCATCAGCCAGGTGAACGAGGCTGTCCAGCAGGTGAGCGTTGAGGCCCAGAGACAGCAGGAGAACATAAACGAAATAACTGAGGGCGTTAAACTCGTTTCAAGCGTCAGTGAGGAGAGCGTCAGGGCAATGGAGGAGTTCGAGGGAGCTGTTCAGGAGATAATCAACATAGCCTCCGAGGGCAAAGAGAAGGGTGAAATCTCAGCCCAGCAGATCGAGAGCATCCAGGAGATGATGAGCGAAATAGAGCAAGCGGTCAACAGGGTCAACGAGATGAGCAGGAACATAGAGGAGATAACCAACGTCATAACTGGCATCGCCGAGCAGACTAACTTGCTCGCTTTGAACGCGGCCATTGAAGCGGCCAGGGCCGGTGAAGCCGGTAGAGGATTTGCTGTGGTTGCCCAGGAGATAAGGAACCTCGCCGAGGAGAGCAAGAAGGCCGCCGACAACATCAAGAACATCATCGGAAAGATGACTGAGGAAGTCCGCGGCGCAGTTAGCGCCACCCAGCGTGGTGTGAGCGTTGTTGGCGAGAGCTCCAAGGCCCTCAGGGAGACCACGGAGTACCTCACCAACATAGCCGAGCTCATCAACGAGACAGGAAGCAAGCTCAGCCACGTCAAGGAGCAAATACTCCGCACGCAGGAGGAGATAGATAAGGCCTTGAAAGCCCTGGAGACCCTCGCCGCTTCGGCAGAAGAAACAACGGCCTCCGCTGAGGAAGTCAGCTCGGCCGTTGAGGAGCAGACGGCCGCTATAGAAGAACTCAAGAGGGCCGCGGAGGAGCTCAAGAACATTGTGGGAGAGCTACGCAGGGAAACAAGCAACTTCAAGCTTTGA
- a CDS encoding chemotaxis protein CheC, whose amino-acid sequence MKIDEWFKDIFREASNIAMSHAVTSLSQMIGGPIEMEPPEVKILSRVEFLKHLLQNRISSSFVVGFDITEGLRGLAILQFPERSAINLSATLMGMDPSGVQELDDMGRSAVTEVGNILISVYTDILAKLLGEPVSLSPPKAIASLYDVERELNRPDLRNVENIMLFKTRFYEENVGFESYFYLVPDEKSFEKLVTKLEEQVRETGGGEGGV is encoded by the coding sequence ATGAAGATAGACGAGTGGTTTAAGGACATATTCCGGGAAGCATCCAACATAGCGATGAGCCACGCAGTTACTTCTCTCTCCCAGATGATAGGCGGGCCAATAGAGATGGAGCCCCCGGAGGTGAAGATACTCTCGCGCGTTGAGTTCCTGAAGCATCTACTCCAGAACAGAATATCAAGTAGCTTCGTTGTGGGCTTCGACATCACCGAGGGTCTCAGGGGCCTCGCGATCCTCCAGTTCCCGGAGAGGAGTGCGATAAACCTCTCCGCCACCCTCATGGGGATGGACCCTTCCGGAGTGCAGGAGCTCGATGACATGGGCAGGTCGGCAGTAACGGAAGTGGGCAACATTCTCATCTCAGTTTACACGGATATCCTTGCAAAACTCCTGGGGGAGCCCGTGTCCCTGAGCCCCCCCAAAGCCATCGCTTCCCTCTACGACGTCGAGAGAGAACTCAACAGACCGGACCTGAGGAACGTCGAGAACATCATGCTGTTCAAAACACGCTTTTATGAAGAAAACGTCGGGTTTGAGAGCTATTTTTATCTTGTGCCAGATGAGAAATCCTTTGAAAAGCTCGTAACGAAACTGGAGGAGCAGGTTAGAGAAACCGGGGGTGGTGAAGGTGGAGTTTAA